One Phyllopteryx taeniolatus isolate TA_2022b chromosome 3, UOR_Ptae_1.2, whole genome shotgun sequence genomic window, ttattaaaaaagaaaaactgcaatatcacatagccctaagtattcagaccctttgctgtgacactcatatatttaactcaggtgccgtccatttcttctgattatccttgtggttctacactttcattggagtccagctgtgtttattatactgattggacttgataaggaaagtcacacccctgtctatatcagaccttacagctcacagtgcatgtcagagcaaatgagaatcatgaggtcaaaggaattgcctgaagagctgagagacagaattgtggcaaggcacagatctggccaaggctaaagaaaaaaattatgctgcGCTTCAagttcctcttcatcatgctgttcccATTTTGATGCCACCAGACCGAGATGACATCTAATTACATTGCAAGGTTTCAAAGAGTTGGACTGGTCAAATTGAAGTTCACCTGTAACGATTCTAGAGCATTTCAGGTTCATTCTAAGTCTGcgtaactttttgtgagtagtgtatttcTATTACTACTCTCTATCTAACCAATGAACGGAGCGGTCTGCCGCTGGCTCTCAACCACAACACAGCCACCCACGAGGACCCGGCCCATGTGCCTGCCTGTAATTGCAACCACTTTGCTTCAGTGCCACTTACTGCCAAGTACCAGGCACACTTGGCACACTTGTATTACACTGTGTATTAAGCCGCCACAAGGATAATGTAACATTTTGCcccattttgaaatgttttgatttcGAAGAGATTCAAATGAACAATCCGCCCTCCTCACTTGGGTTCATAGTGATTATTTGGTAGACTAACATACGTGTTAATGTTAGCTTGTCTGGACACGTTATGCTCACGTGGTTTTCTTTTCACTGcatatttcaaacaaatatctATGTTTTTGTACCCACAGAAATCCGATGGCAAGCTGGAAGAGATCTTGAAAGAAATCAGATCCCTCAAAGAGCTGGTCAGCAGTCAGGAGAAGCGACTGGTCACACTTGAAGAGCAAATGTCCAAAATTGCTATTTAGGGACTCTTTGCCAGACCTGCGACAATTCACCACATTCCTTCCGTTGGCTGGGAGGAGGACGCTAACAGTCGCTTACGCCAGTGACAGTCTTCCCCGTCTGAGGCCTGCCAAAGTAATCATCCCTAGCAACATTCCAGATGAACTTTTCCTAGTCAGCCCCAAACCGTCTGCATAACACAGTTGGAATAAGAACAACTTTCGCAGGAAGTGTTCTTCCTTTTTTGGGGTAACAAAAGAACTGTTTCCCTTTCATTCTGTGGCagtgtctttttattttgttgacgTGTATAACATGTCTTACACTATCCTTtccatgttgtattttattttattttttttgacaaaagggCCAAATAATTTCCAATATGAGCATTCACTTCTGTTCCCTTTTTTTACTGTTCTATTGCCATATTCCAACATTGTAATTTGGGCAAATTGGACAATTTTCTTTCACGTTATGTTCACTCAGTTGACTTTCTTGATGATTGAGGTTTCACAAATCAGCATCTACCTATTTTCTGTGTTCTTACCTCCTTCCATCATTCTTACGCTCACGCACATGCATCCGTGTGCTTGCTGCGGTAAAGAAAAGTAAACTCGGTTGATCTTTCTTTTAAAGTGAGCCCCTCAGAAATGACCAATTTTTCAATATGTAGAACTCTCCTTTGAATCTGGGAGATGTTCAGGCACATTCCACTCACAACTACCGTCAGGTGTCATAGGATTATTGGTTGCCTTCAATAGATTATTTCCAACAATCAAGAAAAACAGGTCAACACAATTGGTGATCAAATTGGAAGGTTCCGACGGAAAACTGATTAAGatggatttaaaacaaaaaaacgattgtgtgcctcatgtttttggccTTCTCAATGTCTTGTCAGCTTGGACATTCCTTCTTTGCTTAATGGGGGTGGGTTATTTGAATATGTCTGGTTTTTGCTCCACTGTTTCTTTTTAGCCTATTTGTTGTTCCAGCAGTGCTTACGTCCCTCTTGGcgcttccacttttttttttttttttttttttttataaacatttttttttgcgttttgttttttctcgtGTTTATGCAAGAccacttttcttcattttttttttaatggttaaaAGTGTCTGACATTCACTTTCAATATCTGTTGTCACTGTAAAGCCCTGCACGTGCCATATGGCACCAATGTACAAGTGTGTGTAGAAGAGTATTGCGTGGTTCAAGTCGTGTAGTAAAATGAAGATATGAAACCACTTGAGTGTgccaaaacatgcaagttaaAACAGACTTTGTTCCTTTAGTAAATGTTCTAAAATCTGAAACATCCTGTAGTAACAGCAAGCAGCATTAAGGTGAGAATTTCAGAAGCCATTAAAAGCcatttaagaaaagaaaatgtcaaaccaTGCCAATATTGATGGATAGAATATAGTGGGACATGACAGAATATCTGTGGTGCTCTGCTTGTGCTGTTGGCACCTGAGCTAGCTAGGTTTAGCAATGTATTGTAAGACAACTAATCCAAAGGGACACTATAGGTTGGAAAATGTGCAGTCGAAAGATGTATGTTTGTGTCAAGTCTAACAAACGAGTGAAAGTTGGGTAAAtgaccacttttttttatttttattttttgttcccccctTTGTTTTTGTGGCTGTGCCGAAGAGGGAGTTTGTAGGGTTGGTGGGTTTTAAATGTTTCTCCTCATTTGTGTTTTCCGCACCTTGCCATAATGCAACAGCTGAAACCTCTGTTATACTGGAGTGTGTCTGAAAATCTAAGAAAAATCAACTGAAAATGAACCAGGTTGAAGCCTCATGTGGAGGTGTGCGcagcatttttgtgtatttttcttgcTTCAAGTATCAAACattgattacaaaaataaagacttTTTAAAATGGGCTTCTATTGAATGGTTAATTTGGTTaaatagttttgttgttgttgggaaaACCCTGTTACTCTCCTTTCAACACTTCAGGTAATGAATCTTGGAAAAGgaaactttcatttttttaattgttgattCACAATACACAAGCAGAAGAATCCATCCTAGTACACCGGTAGGTAGCATTCTTTGAAACTAAATGGaagtttttggggtttttttcaattcaaatgaaagaaaagcaCTGCTatagaattaaaacaaaagtcaTTTGTTCATGTCATGAGTAGAAAAAAACGTAAATAAGAATTATAGTGGTGTTAAGTACTTTGCTAATGGCGTCCATGTTTCAGTATAAGGGATCTATGTCATTGTCTAGAGCCAACATGCTCAACCATTTCAATTACTTTGGTAATCAATTCCTTATGGGTTGGTCTTCTCAGCTACTCTgttgttaaaaaatgtttatgacCATACATATGGagggaaataattttttttattctttggggATGCTGAAATAATGAAATTCTCAGTATTGTACACGTTTGTGTGGATGGAAATGGTTATATTGATGCTAATCATTACTTGAATTGTTAAACCCTACCAGACATCTTTgatttattacaataaatatattcgTTGTATTCCCCAGAGCGATACGTTGCTGGATTCAGTCATCCAATTCTCTTTGTGCACAACATGAGTcagttttatttacattatcgAGTTGTCTTGTTCTTGACATTGTCCaaaaattgaatttttattattttctcccccccccccccgcccccagttTAATTTGACATTGGAACCTAGTTGTTctgttaaacaaaacaaaaacaaaaaaactgcaacagcCAGAGTCAAAGCCTGTGGTTGTTTACAACTATGCATTTGGTGACACTTTCATGCAAAATTTAGAAGTGAATTTGCTGTAATAATCGTTACATGCTTTGACACAATCTCATGCTAGTTACATGTTAAGTTGAAACTTTTACTAAATTGCCACCTCACGCTCTGACCAGCCTTTACCACCTTATATTAAGTAAGAAATGCCCCAAATACATGCTTCTTATGTTGCGATAAGTGCTTTCTTTCCTCaagccttttcatttttttttcctgctggcTCTGTACACGTGTTTTGGGACGAGAAAACTCGCTTTCTCCCTGTACTGGTCATGTACGTTCTGCACAGACAGGCTGTAATCAAGGGCACGTAATTAGAGAGGCGCTGAAGATTTGGGAGTCACCCCACCGTGGACAGAAATACCCTAAAACATGGGCCTCGTGTACCAAATGCAACGTGGTCAATGTAAGCTGAAGCATCGTCAGCTCATCTATTAGTTAGTTTCATGAATGAGTCCATGTAGAGCAGCTGGTACACAATGCTTTTTAATTACACTTGAGTCTATAAGCTCTATTTAAGATTAGTGTTGTCTTTTGTATGTGCAGAAATACTATTTTCTACATACTTTTCCTTCTATCATAgtcaggggggtggggggcccAGTGAAACGATATAACTTCAATGCTGCAAATTGAAAAGGTGATTTTCTAGGGCACCTGTCAGTGATGGGCCCTTAGAATCATTATCATTTTTGTCATCCTTACGGCGCCCCTGCGTCTCAATCATGTCATGAAGTCGAGGAGGAGAAAATGAGGGAGGAGAAGCTGAAAATGGAGGGACGGACATCACTTTCCAGGgagcggttaaaaaaaatctttcagtATAACAGGGACGGGAATGCTCGGAAACTCTCCGCCTCTTGTCCTCCACTTTCGTGTTGGATTTTTGTCCTCCGCTCCATCCTCAACTCGCTGTGCTCCCGCTCACAACATTTACCAGGATAACCTGTAAGTATGCACTCATACTTAGATTATTTTCAAGTTTGAGTTGGATGGAGCATGTGTTTTCCACAGTGACCTGACTTGAACTTTCTGTGATCAAGTTTGATACTATTTTTGCAACTAGCCTTCCAGGTAAGTCCTATATCTAAACACATTTACCACAAATCTATCTGCTATACCAGATattctttttgtttctgttttgtatCCCATATACCTTTTCATGCttatatttctgtatttgatattacaattatttttcattaagatttagttttttaaagcTAAACTGTTGCAAAGTCATCTAAGCAAAATGAGTACCAAATATGAGTTTAAGCCACTTGTTGATTTTATGGTCTTATGTGAGTatattttaaaaccctactatGACCCCACAGAGTGACTGTATGGTCTGGCGTGACACCCAATTATATCCAAATAACCATAATGTAAATGATATGAATTGCATTTGATTGATTCAATGCTTGATTCTAGtctatatgtactgtatctcaCTGCGAGGTTGTATGTGAACCCACCATGAATGGAATTATGGTCCTAATTATGGGGATTGAAGGGGTAGAGCAGTCCTTGAGCTGAACATCCATCTGGCTGAGTGTGTCTAATATGTGACCACACATGGCGGCCCATTTACGCTGAGCTGTGTCAGTAAGAGGCGCTGCATCTTTATTTTAGCCCAAAAGCTGTCATTACTCCCTCTCCTCTCAAAACGTTCGCAGGTGGACAAGATTCACATTTTCTCTGCAGCACTTCACCGTGACAGAGAGAGCGCGAGCTAGAAAAGTCCAATTTGCAAATAATATTTAgatgggagatttttttttttttttttttctctcagcaAGTGAACATATTTCTCCGTGTGCACCAGGCCACAGCAGCTGGTGCCCAGTGTAAATATAGAGGCCGCAGCCACTGGTGTCCCACGCCTCTGCGCACAATCGGGACTATAACTTCCTGCTGGCTTTAGTGTGGTGGATGGGCGGCTTCTCCCTCCTCTCCAAATTATAAGGCCCGGAGCACCAAACTGACTGTCTCCACCCCAAATAAGTAATGGCTCTGCTGCCTGCTAAAATAGATCTGCTGCAGGATGGAAAGTTGAAGAAAACCTGAATCAAGGTGGAAACTTGTATTTAAGATTACAGATTGAGACTGGCTTGTTGGTTCAGGAGGACCCACCAAGGCGTCACAAAATAAGTTTTAGCTGCTGCGTGATGAGTTTCAATGAAACACTGTGTTCAAGAAGGTGCCTTCCTGACCTTCCTAACAACCAGCTAGCAGTACAGCCTTTGTATTCTTTTGCGCTTAATCACAAAAAGCAACAATGTGGCTAACGTCTAAGCGATTCACCAATTTGTATGTTACCCAATTTGTTGTGGTTGCAGGATTTTGCAGAAAAGATGACAGCCCGCTTGTTTTTCCACATGGCCTGCGTGAGCCTGCTGTCGCTGTGCTGCGGCGTGGCGCGTGGCACGCCGATGTTCTACAACATCTCCATGGATGGTAGCGGCGACGACGGGCTGGAGTTCCTCTTCCCCAAGTCCTTCTCCACCCGCGAACCGGTTCAAGTCAGCGCCGCCACCCGTGTTCCCGAGGCTTCCGACACCCCCACCCTCACCAACACCATCACCACTACCATCATCCGTCTGAAGGACTTCGTACTGACCCGAGTGGTGGACTTCCTGGAGGAGAACCTTCTCATCATCATCGTGGTCACCTCGCTTCTCATCGTCATGGTCTTCATCATCTGCTGCGCCTCCGCCATGAGTCAGAAGCGCAAACTGGAGGCCTACAAGGTCCCTCCTCAACCTTCCAAGAAATATGCAGCGAATAAAACCGGCGGACAGAGAGGTTCCGACGAGTTCCAGGAGAGGCCGTACGCCGTGGACCACGTCAAGAGGGTCCAGACGCAGAGTGGCGCCTCCTCGCCCAAGAACCTGCGCGTGCCCTCCAAAGCTCTGATCGGAGAGAGGGGCAGGGACGTCAGGTCGTCGCCCCGCCAGGATGTGCGCAAGGTCAGGGAGGCGGAGGAAGTGGAGAAGCGGCGAGAGGAGCCCAAACACAAAGAGCAGACGAAGCGCAGGGAGGAGGTGCAGCACACCTCCGCTGCGCCCGTGTGCACCTGCCATCTGAAGAAGAGCCACCACTAGACTGGCCTCACGCTACACAACAGCCAATTACGCAAAGCTGCTTGAGCATTTACTCCAGCTTAGGTCCACGTACTAGTACACGCTTTGTCGTCACTAGTAATACAATTCAACACACAAATAGAACGACTAGGGTGCACTAGTGGAACGACTACATGTTCCTCGTGGAGCAAATCTGCATGCTAGTTAACTTGTacgctactactactactagtgaCAGTAAAATTCTATTTAACATCTGGCACTTCACTAGTTGGACTAGCAGCTTGCAgattgtcaactagtgcacaatTTCTCCTCACAAGTATCAtttagttgtcctactagaatGTCCTATTAGTGTAGAAATGACAAAGtagttcatatatatatttttttgttttactagtAAGACCCAACtattctactagtgtgccaTGGTTGTTCTAATAAAGTAGTATGCTGAAATTTACTAGTGAGGACTAGGAGCATACTATTACATGGCCCCTAAACTGGatctcaaataaatgctcaaacggctttcagTATACGAAGGTAGAAttgtaacaaaaatattactagaaagacagtcattctactagtacGCCCAAGTCGTTCTAATAATGTGCTGAATTGTTTTACTAGTAAGAataaagagcatactagtacctTAAATGACCTTAaaaaccctgtaaagtgaactgagagatttgtttctccaaacccaattccaatgaagttgggatgttgtgttaaacctaaataaaaacagaagacaatgatttgcaaatcatgttcaacgtatagtcaatcgaatacactacaaagacaagatattttatgttcaaactgatcaactttattgtttttagcaaataatcattaccttagaattttatgactgcaacatgttccaaaaaagctgggacaggtggcaaaaaagagtgagagagttgaggaatgcttctcaaacacctgtttggaacatcccacaggtgaacgggctaattgggaacaggtgggtgccatgattgggtataaaaaggagcttccctgaattgctcagtcattcacaagcaaagatggggcgaggttcacctctttgtgaacaagtgcgtgagaaaatagtcaaacagtttaaggacaatcttcctgaacgtacaattgcaaggaatttagggatttcatcaaggccgaaaaccaacattgaatgcccgtgaccttcaatccctcaggcggctctgcatcaaaaaccgacatcaacacttcagaaaaccaatgtcaataaattcagttcggtgctacatctgtaagtgcaacttgaaactctactatgcaaagcaaaagccatttatcaacaacacccagaaacgccgccggcttccctgggcccgagctcatctaagatggactgatgcaaagtggaaaagtgttctgtggtccgacgagtccacatttcaaattgtttttggaaattgtggacggcGTGTCCTcccggccaaagaggaaaagaaccatccggactgttgtggacgtaaagttcaaaagccagcatctgtgatggtatggggctgtgttagtgccaatggcatgggtaacttacacatctgtgaaggcaccattaatgctgaaaggtacatacaggttttggagaaacatatgctgccatccaagcaaagtctttttcatggatgcccctgcttatttcagcaagacaatgccaaaccacattctgcacgt contains:
- the tmem119a gene encoding uncharacterized protein tmem119a isoform X1; translation: MLGNSPPLVLHFRVGFLSSAPSSTRCAPAHNIYQDNLLILFLQLAFQDFAEKMTARLFFHMACVSLLSLCCGVARGTPMFYNISMDGSGDDGLEFLFPKSFSTREPVQVSAATRVPEASDTPTLTNTITTTIIRLKDFVLTRVVDFLEENLLIIIVVTSLLIVMVFIICCASAMSQKRKLEAYKVPPQPSKKYAANKTGGQRGSDEFQERPYAVDHVKRVQTQSGASSPKNLRVPSKALIGERGRDVRSSPRQDVRKVREAEEVEKRREEPKHKEQTKRREEVQHTSAAPVCTCHLKKSHH
- the tmem119a gene encoding transmembrane protein 119 isoform X2, which encodes MTARLFFHMACVSLLSLCCGVARGTPMFYNISMDGSGDDGLEFLFPKSFSTREPVQVSAATRVPEASDTPTLTNTITTTIIRLKDFVLTRVVDFLEENLLIIIVVTSLLIVMVFIICCASAMSQKRKLEAYKVPPQPSKKYAANKTGGQRGSDEFQERPYAVDHVKRVQTQSGASSPKNLRVPSKALIGERGRDVRSSPRQDVRKVREAEEVEKRREEPKHKEQTKRREEVQHTSAAPVCTCHLKKSHH